Sequence from the Deinococcus ruber genome:
GACAGCGCTTTGGTGTCGGTGCCCTCGGCGGCCTTGACCAGCGGGCGCAGGCCCACGTACACGCTCCGTACGTCGGCTCGGGTGGGGGCGGGCGTCATGTACTGCGCGGCGGTACTCAGGATGAAGTCGATCTCTTCCGGCAGCGCTCTGGGTTCCAGGCTGGTCTGCGGCACAGGCGTATCGGTGGTGCCAATCACCACATGGTCGTGCCACGGCACCGCGAACAGCACCCGTCCATCGTCGGTGCGCGGCACCATGATGGCGCTGTCGCCCGGCAGGAAGCGGCGATCCACCACCACATGGACGCCCTGGCTGGGGCTGAGCATGTCTTTCGCGCCCGCGTCGTCCATGCGCCGCACCGCGTCTACAAAGACTCCGGTGGCATTCACGACTACCTTGGCATTGACCCGGTATTCGCGCCCGCTTTCCTCGTCGCGCACGCTGGCTCCGTCTATCCGGCCCGCCGCGTTCTTGTGCAGTCCTGTGACGGGTGCGTGGTTGAGCGCCACCCCGCCGTAGTCCTCGAAGGTGCGGAGCAGCGTAATCGCCAGCCGGGAATCGTCGAACTGCCCGTCGAAGTACAGGATGCCGCCCTTCAGCCCAGCTTTTTTCAGGGTGGGCGTGCGTTTCAGGGCTTCCTGAGCGCTGATGTAACGGCTGTTTTTCAGATTCAGCTTGCCCGCCAGCAGGTCGTACATCTTCAGGCCGATGCCGTAGAACGGAGCCGACCACCAGGTATACGCCGCGATCAGAAAGCCCAGGTCGCGCACCAGATGCGGCGCGTTCTGTTTCAGCAGGCCGCGTTCGCGCAGTGCCTCGCGCACCAGCGACACATTTCCCTGTGCCAGATAGCGCACGCCGCCGTGTACGAGCTTGGTGCTGCGGCTGCTGGTGCCCTTGGCGTAGTCGTGGGCTTCGAGCAGCAGCGTGCGGTAGCCGCGAGTGGCGGCCTCGACAGCGGTTCCCAGCCCCGACGCGCCCCCGCCGATCACCAGTACGTCCCAGGGTGTGGGGTCTTCGAGGTGGGCTACAAGGGCGGCACGGTCAGAAACGGCAGGGTTGGTCTGGTGTGGCGTGGTCATGCAGACAGTCCTTTGAATGCGGGTGAGGGGAAGAGCCGGAACGCTGCGCCGCCCTGCTCGCCCAGCGTGAACACTTGATCTTTCCACAGGAACAGATGTTCATTGGTGAGCGGGCGTTGGTTCAGGCATTTAGAGTTGCGTCCTCGCGTTCCCAGTCGCGGCTGCGCTGCACCGCCCGCTTCCAGGTCGCCAGCCGCTTCTGGCGCTCGGCAGCCTCCATCTGCGGCTCGAAGCGCCGCCCGAGCTGCCACAGCGCACTCAGTTCGGCGGTGTCCTTCCAGTAGCCCACCGCCAGCCCCGCGAGGTAAGCCGCTCCCAGCGCAGTGGTTTCGGTGATGCGCGGCCTGACGACCGGCACGCCCAGAATGTCGGCCTGAAACTGCATCAGGGCGTCGTTGGTGCTGCCGCCGCCGTCCACCCGCAGTTCCTGAAGGGGCATGGCCGCATCCTGCTGCATGGCTTCCAGCAGCTCGGCCACCTGAAAGGCGATGCTTTCGAGGGCGGCGCGGGCGATGTGGGCGGCGGTGCTGCCCCGCGTCAGGCCCAGCATGGTGCCGCGTGCGTAGCTGTCCCAGTACGGCGCACCCAGCCCCACGAAGGCCGGAACGAGGTACACCCCGCCGCTGTCCGGCACGCTGGCCGCCAGCGTTTCCACCTCGGCGCTGCTTCTGATGATGCCCAGCGAGTCGCGCAGCCACTGCACCACCGCGCCCGCCACAAACACACTGCCTTCCAGCGCGTAGGTGCGCTGCCCCTCCAGTTGCCACGCCACGGTGGTCAGCAGCTCATGACGGCTGGGCACCGGCTCTGCCCCGGTATTCAGCAGCATGAAACAGCCGGTGCCGTAGGTATTTTTTGCCATGCCCGGTTGCAGGCAGACCTGCCCGAAGGTGGCGGCGTGCTGGTCGCCCGCGATGCCTGCAATCGGCACCTGTGCGCCCAGCAGCCCCTCGGCGGTCTGGCCGTACACCTGCGAACTGTTCCGTATGTCGGGCAGCAACGAACGGGGAATGTCGAGCAGATTCAGCAACTCGTCGTCCCAGGTGCCGGTGTGGATGTTGTAGAGCAGCGTGCGGCTGGCATTGGTCGCGTCGGTCACGTGCAGCGTGCCGCCCGACAGGTTGTAGACCAGCCAGGAATCCACCGTGCCGAACGCCAGTTCTCCGGCCTCGGCGCGGGTGCGTGCGCCGTCCACGTTGTCGAGAATCCATTTCAGCTTGGTGCCGGAAAAGTAGGAGTCGAGTACCAGCCCGGTTTTTTGCTGAAACACCTCGGCCCTGCCAGCGGCCCGCAGTTCGTCGCAGTACGCGGCGGTGCGGCGATCCTGCCAGACAATCGCCGGATGAATCGGCTGCCGGGTCTGCCGATCCCAGACCACCACCGTTTCGCGCTGATTGGTGATGCCGATGGCCGCGAGGTCGCTGGCACGAATGCCCGCCGCCGCGATGGCCTCCTGCATCACGCCGCTGGTAGTGCTCCACAGTTCAGAGGCGTCGTGTTCGACCCAGCCGGGCCGGGGAAAGTGCTGGGTGAATTCCTTCTGCGCCCGGGCGCGGATGTTGCCGCTGTGATCGAAGACCACGGCGCGGCTGCTGGTGGTGCCCTGGTCGAGCGCGAGAATGAATGTTTCGGGCATGCGGCGTCCTCCTGAAGAGCGGGGGGGAAGTATAAGCACACAGATTTGCAGCGTCTGCCCGTACTCTGAACGCCTCCTGAACGCTTGTCAAGCACCTGCGAACGCCTGTTCATTGTGCTGCCGCAGTTCGCGTCGTATGCTCACGGCATGACCCACGATCAGGCGGCGCGATGACCGAAGATCAGGCGACACTGGCGCTCAATGTGGCCCGCCTCTACTACCATCAGGGCCTGACGACCGACGCGGTGGCCCGCGAACTGGGCCTATCGCGCCCGAAGGTGTCGCGGCTGCTGTCGTTTGCCCGCCGCACCGGACTGGTCGAGATTCGCATTCACGATGCGGGCGTTCCTCCGCAGGCGCTGGCTGCCGAGTTGCAGCGCCGCTACCCGTTTCTGAGCGCCCAGGTGGTGAGTGTGCCGCCGGGCAGCACCGAGGCGGTGTGGCTGGCCCGCGTGGCGACGGCCTGCGCCACCCTGCTGAATACCCTGCTGCTGCCGGGGCAGGTGGTGGGGCTGGCGTGGGGCAACACCCTGGACGCCGTGAGCCGCGCTCTGACGCCCAGAACCGTCCCCGATCTGAGGTTCGTGCAGCTCAACGGCTCGGCCAACGACAGCGATTTCGTCAGCGGCTTCGTCTCGGATACTATCCTGCGTTTTGCCCGCAATTACGGCGCGAAGGCCCACCTGTTTCCGGTGCCGACCTTCTTCGACGACCCGGCCACCAAGCAGGCGATGTGGCGAGAACGCAGCGTGCGGCACGTGCTCGACCTTCAGGAACGGGCCGATCTGCTGCTGTATTCGGTGGGCAGCCACACCGCCCAGACGCCCAGCCACGTGTATTCAGCCGGATACCTCGACGCCGACGACGTGCAGGTTCTGAGCAGCGAGGGTGCGGTGGGCGACATTGCCACGGTGTTCTACCGCGCCGACGGCAGTTATCAGGGCCTGACGCTCAATGCCCGCGCCAGCGGCCCCGATCTGAGTCTGGTGCGCCGCGCCCCCGATACCGTGTGTGTGGTCAGCGGACTGGGCAAGGTGCGGGCGCTGCACGGAGCGCTGCAAGGTGGCCTGCTGCGCCGCCTGATCGTGGACGAGGTGACAGCGAAAGCGGTGCTGGAAGAGGGATAGGAGCTTAGAGCAGTTTTCGGAAGTAAGAAGTGGGAACAGCGTCCTGAACAGGTTTTCTGCCTATTGTTCTAACGGTATTCTTTTGTCAGATGCTCTATGGGTCAGGAAAACAGGCAAAAGAACCGCTGAAGTGGCAAGGTGGCGAGGCTGTTCCTACTTCCCACTCCCAACTTCCGATCACTTCTTAAAACAACCCTGCCAGTTCGCTCAGCGCGTCCGGGGCAAAGCGCTGCCCGGTGGCGTGCAACAGCCTGCGGCTCAGGCGCAGTTCCGGCAACTGGCCGAGCGGCACGAGGCTGGCTCCGGCGCGGGTGGCGGTGGAGCCAGCCCGTCCGGTCAGGTCGAGCAGGGCGTGGAACGGTTGCAGCACGCCCGGCGGCATCATGCCTGCGGTCAGCACGATCAGGTCGGCGCGTTCGGCCAGGGTGGGAAGCGCCGAGTCGTGCCGGGTGGTCGCGTGCGCCCGGACGCCTCTGGGAAGGTCTTTCAGCAGATGTTCGCCGTCTGGATGAGACGCTGCCGCCAGGGTCAGGCTGCCCAGGCCCAGGCGCGTCAGGGCCAGCCCTGCGCCCAGATCGCCGCGCTCCCCAATGATCAGGGCGTGTGCGCCGCGTACCGGGTAGCCGCTCTGCTCCAGGGCGTCCAGCAGCGCGTCGGGCAGGGTATGCGTGCTGTGCAGCCCTCCGGCGAAGCTCAGGGCGTCGGCAGCCCCGGCACGTCTGGCAGCGCTGTCGGGCTGCGAGGCGGCCAGCACCGCCGCCTGAAGCGCGGGGGCGACCAGTGCGCCCGTGAAGGCCAGCGGCGCACACGCGTCCAGCACCTTCGCCAGCGGTTCGGTGGGCAACGAAAGTGCAGTCAGGCCCAGATCGCGCAGTTTGCGGGCGGCGTCGGCAGGGTAGCCGAGCAGGGCCAGCGGCGTATCGTGCTGCGGCATCAGCGGTGTTCCTGAAGGCACCCCGTACCGCTGCTGGGCGGCTGCAGCAGCTCCTTACAGCACGTCATCGGCACTCCCGCGCTTCCGCAGATTGTTCTGGGTCTTCCGCATCCGCAGCACCCGCGCAATGGCCGGGGCCAGCGGGCTGAGCGGCAGGCTGTAGGCCGGATACCACACCTTCTCGCCGCCGAAACTCTCCTTCATCCGC
This genomic interval carries:
- a CDS encoding shikimate dehydrogenase, translated to MPQHDTPLALLGYPADAARKLRDLGLTALSLPTEPLAKVLDACAPLAFTGALVAPALQAAVLAASQPDSAARRAGAADALSFAGGLHSTHTLPDALLDALEQSGYPVRGAHALIIGERGDLGAGLALTRLGLGSLTLAAASHPDGEHLLKDLPRGVRAHATTRHDSALPTLAERADLIVLTAGMMPPGVLQPFHALLDLTGRAGSTATRAGASLVPLGQLPELRLSRRLLHATGQRFAPDALSELAGLF
- a CDS encoding sugar-binding transcriptional regulator, which produces MTEDQATLALNVARLYYHQGLTTDAVARELGLSRPKVSRLLSFARRTGLVEIRIHDAGVPPQALAAELQRRYPFLSAQVVSVPPGSTEAVWLARVATACATLLNTLLLPGQVVGLAWGNTLDAVSRALTPRTVPDLRFVQLNGSANDSDFVSGFVSDTILRFARNYGAKAHLFPVPTFFDDPATKQAMWRERSVRHVLDLQERADLLLYSVGSHTAQTPSHVYSAGYLDADDVQVLSSEGAVGDIATVFYRADGSYQGLTLNARASGPDLSLVRRAPDTVCVVSGLGKVRALHGALQGGLLRRLIVDEVTAKAVLEEG
- a CDS encoding glycerol-3-phosphate dehydrogenase/oxidase → MTTPHQTNPAVSDRAALVAHLEDPTPWDVLVIGGGASGLGTAVEAATRGYRTLLLEAHDYAKGTSSRSTKLVHGGVRYLAQGNVSLVREALRERGLLKQNAPHLVRDLGFLIAAYTWWSAPFYGIGLKMYDLLAGKLNLKNSRYISAQEALKRTPTLKKAGLKGGILYFDGQFDDSRLAITLLRTFEDYGGVALNHAPVTGLHKNAAGRIDGASVRDEESGREYRVNAKVVVNATGVFVDAVRRMDDAGAKDMLSPSQGVHVVVDRRFLPGDSAIMVPRTDDGRVLFAVPWHDHVVIGTTDTPVPQTSLEPRALPEEIDFILSTAAQYMTPAPTRADVRSVYVGLRPLVKAAEGTDTKALSRDHIIRISDSGLITLTGGKWTTYRRMGEDTINRAATQAGLPPRLSLTPALHLHGWTTDESDQHWRVYGTDAAKIQQLEGAHTLLHPELPYTEAEVRWAVRMEQARTVEDVLSRRLRALLLNARASSEAAPRVATILAEELGRDAAWQAAQVAEYQGLAAGYMLA
- the glpK gene encoding glycerol kinase GlpK, with the protein product MPETFILALDQGTTSSRAVVFDHSGNIRARAQKEFTQHFPRPGWVEHDASELWSTTSGVMQEAIAAAGIRASDLAAIGITNQRETVVVWDRQTRQPIHPAIVWQDRRTAAYCDELRAAGRAEVFQQKTGLVLDSYFSGTKLKWILDNVDGARTRAEAGELAFGTVDSWLVYNLSGGTLHVTDATNASRTLLYNIHTGTWDDELLNLLDIPRSLLPDIRNSSQVYGQTAEGLLGAQVPIAGIAGDQHAATFGQVCLQPGMAKNTYGTGCFMLLNTGAEPVPSRHELLTTVAWQLEGQRTYALEGSVFVAGAVVQWLRDSLGIIRSSAEVETLAASVPDSGGVYLVPAFVGLGAPYWDSYARGTMLGLTRGSTAAHIARAALESIAFQVAELLEAMQQDAAMPLQELRVDGGGSTNDALMQFQADILGVPVVRPRITETTALGAAYLAGLAVGYWKDTAELSALWQLGRRFEPQMEAAERQKRLATWKRAVQRSRDWEREDATLNA